The Anabaena sp. WA102 genome contains a region encoding:
- a CDS encoding CPP1-like family protein, which yields MSDQSPYEKLGVSEDASFDEIQDVRNRLLEKHGGDGSVREVIEAAYDAILMERLRMRQEGKIKVPERIRFPEMRVPSSTQTSQSLSQQSPAWLQRSLDQPTLTDVLLPGAWYLGLGATSLLYPGSGGQVLQLSLVVGVGIGIYFLNRKEGKFGRAVLLTLVSLIAGLIAGGLIAGLILPLPLINMTANQFSTLLTFILLWLVSSFLR from the coding sequence ATGAGTGATCAAAGTCCCTACGAAAAACTTGGGGTATCGGAAGACGCAAGCTTCGATGAAATCCAGGATGTTCGGAATCGCCTGTTAGAAAAACATGGTGGTGATGGCAGTGTCCGAGAAGTTATTGAAGCCGCTTATGATGCGATTTTAATGGAACGCCTGCGGATGCGCCAAGAAGGTAAGATTAAAGTGCCTGAGCGCATCCGATTTCCAGAAATGCGAGTTCCATCTTCTACTCAAACAAGTCAGTCTCTTAGTCAGCAGTCTCCTGCATGGCTACAGCGAAGTTTAGATCAGCCCACGTTAACTGATGTCCTGCTACCAGGCGCCTGGTATCTAGGTTTGGGTGCAACGAGTTTATTGTATCCCGGTAGTGGTGGACAGGTTTTGCAACTGTCCTTGGTAGTTGGGGTCGGTATTGGTATTTACTTTCTCAATCGTAAGGAAGGAAAGTTTGGTAGAGCAGTTTTATTGACGCTGGTGAGTTTAATTGCTGGTTTAATTGCTGGTGGTCTGATTGCTGGCTTGATATTACCATTGCCATTGATAAATATGACGGCGAATCAGTTTTCTACGTTGTTGACTTTTATCTTGCTGTGGTTAGTAAGTAGTTTTTTACGTTAG
- a CDS encoding HAD family hydrolase, with the protein MLRLITDFDGPIMDVSERYYRVYQLCLEKTRYPQQTITELSKAEFWQLKRSHTPELQIALKSGLDAQQGQEFSQIRKQTVHTLPYFQHDVLVPTALAALSQVQAAGVDLAVMTMRRVRELDYAFNQHNLSQFFPENRRYCLSNDYVKTRDVEDKPLLMAKALAELPPAADSWMVGDTEADITAAKKHNIKIIAVESGIRDRSQLESYQPDLIMPDLKTAVNFILNE; encoded by the coding sequence ATGCTGAGATTAATTACTGACTTTGACGGTCCAATCATGGATGTTTCGGAACGCTATTACCGTGTTTATCAATTGTGTCTAGAGAAAACCCGATATCCTCAACAAACAATTACGGAACTGTCTAAAGCCGAATTTTGGCAACTCAAGCGATCGCACACTCCCGAACTCCAAATTGCCCTAAAATCAGGTTTAGATGCCCAACAAGGGCAAGAATTTTCCCAAATTCGTAAACAAACAGTCCACACCCTCCCTTATTTCCAGCATGATGTTCTTGTCCCCACAGCATTAGCCGCACTCAGTCAAGTTCAAGCCGCCGGTGTTGATTTAGCCGTCATGACAATGCGAAGGGTACGAGAACTAGACTATGCCTTTAATCAACATAATTTAAGCCAATTTTTCCCAGAAAATCGCCGTTATTGTCTGAGTAACGACTATGTAAAAACCCGTGATGTCGAAGATAAACCATTGTTAATGGCTAAAGCCTTAGCCGAACTCCCCCCCGCTGCTGATAGTTGGATGGTGGGAGACACAGAAGCCGACATTACCGCCGCCAAAAAACATAATATTAAAATTATCGCTGTTGAATCTGGTATCCGCGATCGCTCACAACTAGAATCTTATCAACCTGATCTGATTATGCCAGACTTAAAAACCGCTGTAAATTTCATCCTCAACGAGTAA